In the genome of Xiphophorus hellerii strain 12219 chromosome 14, Xiphophorus_hellerii-4.1, whole genome shotgun sequence, the window TGGATCTCACTGTTGTAAGAActgcaccaaaaaaaaagattatcaTGGCTTTGTAGCTTGGATTGTCAATAAATCTAGAGGACAAGGTATAACAATGAACACTAATCCAAGAGCACTGTTTTCCTGCTgtcaaatgacttttttttttctcaactccAACCCTGTCTGTGTCAGATTTTGATCGGATGCCTCGAGGCTATTACagtataatttacaaacaagtTGGTGTAGGATGAAGAGCAAGGGTCTGAACAAGATAAAGTGATTCTATTGGCTCTGCGGAGTAAACTGACCTTTCAGTAATCATGCAAACAAAGTGAGTCACTGCAGCAGAGTCCACCACTGTGAGCCACTCAATGAAGCACTGCTGACAAACTcaatttattcatattattcTCAGTCGCAAGTTTCTGCCTCTGTTTtgctaccaaaaaaaaaaagaaaaccctccCTCGGCACTGATCAAAGAGAAACATGGGTAACGTAGTTCTCACAGAGGGATATGATGATGGGGATCTCTTTTGAGAGAGGGTGTTGAGACCATATTCTCACAGACTGGATTTGGCTTTTATCTCCGGGGATGTAAAAGAGGAAGGTTTTTGCCAcgcaataaaaacaacagctgccTCTTAAAACAATAGACCTGGCAtcagatggaaagaaaaaaatatatatataaataaataaattcatgaaaAATAGGAGCAGGGGGAGATAGTGTGTAAAGAGGGAGTGTAcgagagagaataaaaaaaaacaccctgcATAACAATGAAAACTCATTCTCTTGATAAGTCCAGAGCACCTTTCATGTtctcatttcattcatttttgttcatttgtgacTCTGTTTAGTGAGATTTTTTtaactgatattttaaaatcagatccaaGAAGAGCCTACTAGTTAGTTGGTTTTTCAGTAGCTTTCTCAACAACACCGAGGTGCTATGTCATGAAAGTAAATCACAAGCTGATGGTAAAATCTCAGTTTTCTATCTTGGCTGAGGAGCTAaagaatttgttaaaaaacaaatagctTAAGCCAACACAAAGCTTGTGTCATCAGTAGCCTCACACCAGAAAATGCCCCCAGACAAGAGTAAGAGACTTTACAGTGAATTTATGACCAATCTGATCCAATATTGATATTAGAATTGAATgggatgttattttttattagccTCAAGTCACAGAACCGCACTCCATGGTACTTTGTTGGAGCATGTTATATTGTAGTTAATTTTACTCTGCAATATGAATGAGCCAGACACTCACCACTATCAcagtgtgaatgggtgaatgactgaccGTAGTGTAAAGTGATTTGGAGTCCTTTGGACTACAAAAAGCACAACACCACTACAGTCCATTTATacggaaaagaaaaacaaaaactgaatctaCTTAAGtccccacaaaacaaaaaagccagTGTTACAAGAAGACTTTCTTTGACCAGTCCTGCCTTGAAGTCTATCAGACAGAGCTCTTTACAACCCTGGATGAAGGGCTTTATTGTTTTGCCAAAGCATAGTATTAAGGAGTAacataacagaaataattatgCCTCTGCCAGAACTCAAAACCAcggggaaaaagaaacaaatttataagtgctcaaatttaagacttacatgaagataatttttaaaaagtttggaaatatGGGTGTATTcaaggctttttaaaatttgtattaaaaattttaagaCAATGTGACACCTTTGGTTTGCTTAAATATGCCACACCATTACCAAAAACAATATGCCATTTACCAGTAAAATCATTTTGCATTGAACAATGTCAGaatcaataaatatataaattcagATATCAGATTAACAATCAAAATATCTTGGATGTTGGCAATTATGCTTTGTACATTTGAATTTTTACTCCAACCCAGTTGGTTGACCTGCGGAGCTATTCGATGGTCAGAATCCTGGATGCAGACAATGTTTAAAATGACTACTTTTCCTTCAACAAGGAATGAAGAAAAGTGGTTGAgtgattttcaaatatttctacttttaagaagatggaaactgaaaaacaacttACCAAGAGGAGGGACGTCTGTCTGGTGAGCTGGACAGAGAGCGCCTGCGGTATCGTGATGAGGAGCTGCGGGAGCCAGAGTGGGACCGTGAACGGGAACGGGACCCGCTGCTGGTCCAGCAGAACGGTCGACTAGGTGACAGGAGAAGGGAGGACGGTGGGGAGATGGAGCCTCGTGAAGGGGAGCAAGTGGATGGTGGGGAACAGGAGGGAGAATGGGGAGAGCAGTCAAAGAGTAGGTCCAGAGGGGTGCCCTCCCATGGAAAGATGAAGCGACTCTCACGGCCATCATCCAGCTCCAGCTCATTATGAAAGGACAGAAACCCTGGGTGCAGGTAGCTGGATCCGGACAGTCTCTGGGAGTAAAAGTGTATCTCTCCCCCCTCAGGGGACAGGGGTGTTGTAGGCTTGTTTGGTTTACTGCTATCATCTCTCTCCTGCTCACCCTGAGTATAGAGGGCTTGCAGGGGAGGGCCAAAGTGCTTGTTGAGTTCTGCTCTGATTTCCTGGTCACACAGGGGCTTCCGGCTGGTGGCAGAAAGTTGCAGTTGGTCCCTAACAGCAGTGCCCCCCTGTGTGGGTATCTGAGTGGTTTGTGGAAGGGTACGCTCCCCTAAGCCCCTGACACGGCAAGCATCTCCATCCACGGGGACACATTTCTGCTCTTTAGTCAAATGACTAAGAGAGGATGATGATGTAGAACAAGAAGATGATAGAAACGATGTTGACATGACTGAGTCCATACATTCGACATGCCTGTTCTCCACCTTGCCAGTGGAGGTGGCACCTGGGGTGAATGTCATTTCCAAAGATGTAGCCATGGAAACAGCGGATATGCCCCCATCCATCTTACAAGCAGCCAGTGCCTGGCAATAGTCATGGTCGCTGTGGCCATCCTGCCCAGCGGCCCGCTTGTTGTTGCCAGTGCTGCAGTGCCCCTCAAGGCCGCCCCCCAGTGCACGTCGAGCGATGGCGTAAGGGAGGGCGGTGGATGCTTTGCTTAGCTGCGCATAGAGCTCAGTCTGTTCGGGACCCTTCCTGGCAGGGCCCCTGGCTGAGGCACCTGGGGCCGGGGCCAAAGCGCCGGCGCCCAACTCACTCAGCCTGGCTCTTTTGCACGTCAAGGCCGAGGAGCAACATGAGGACAAGTTGGTTTTCAGAGATGCTTTGAAAGGATTCTCTTGACTGGCTTTGTGTGGGGGCGTGGTAGGTGGTGTCAGACCTGAGAGGGCAAGGAAGACAGACAGAGTGGTTGGGTGGGTGTAATGAAATGCAAATCATATTGTAATCCTCACCAGGCACCACTCCCTCCCTTCATGTCTCACTCATCTATAAAATCCCAGGTCAGTTTATAGACAGTGGACACAGATACATGTCTGATTAAAATATTCACTTTCACTTGGTCTAATCCTATTTTATTGCAATCTTGACAGATTAATGTAATGCTCTGTGTAACTTAATATGGATGTCTTGCCATTCTCCTTGTCTCCGACCTTGAAAAGAtccattttcatgtaaaaaacaaTCTTGCCCACAAGAAATGTAATGAATCtaatggaaaatataaaaaaacccatACAAGAAGTCACTGAAGTCAAAAAGACCCCTCACTAAAATGATGTTACACATGTTTCGAGTTTACCCTTCAATACAGTTTGGAGGACAATGAACGTCTCTTtcttttatgcacattttggCATTCTTCGAGATGTCCAAATGGCAAGATGCTACGTCGTTGAGGCAATAGAGGAAGTGATGGTTGGGTTGACATTCTTTTCTACTGCTCGTACCCAACATTCCCCCACCGCTCCCCTTTTCCTCCTACAGATTTACAACCAGACAGATGGCAGTTATATGAGAAGTCCTGAGATGAGCCCACTTTATAGCTTTGTTACTGCGCTCGCACAAACAGACACTGCCATTACTTTCGTTCCCCTCATTCCCACCTCTTTTTTCAGTCTCCTTCTTTCTCTAGTTCAGTCTTTTCCGTCTTCCTTGTGTCTGCCATCTTCCGCTAGATCAATCTCCATTTCCCTCCCTTCTCTGTCATTCTTCATCTTCCCCTGTTTCTGTCTCACACAGAACAAATGTGCCCACACACACAGGCGCACTTGTCACTAACAGTCTCTGACTGGAGTCAAACTCAGGCACTTTGAAACACCTACACTCTTTCCACCCCTCCTTGTTTGCCATTGCTATAGAGCACACCATTCTTCCCCTACCAGTGGATTCCTATCAAATGACAGCTATTAGTATCAAATCCAGTGTTAGAATATGCACCAGTCAGATGTCTTGTTGAAGAGAAGGTAGGAGCTGGAGACAAAAATGAGAGTGTTTTTAAAGTAGCATGCTGTGTTTGGGAGCTAGGCAACTACCAACGTCCTAAATGTCTATATATGATTTCGGACTGAAAGCACCCATGCTCTCCACAGGCCCTTTTCCCATCCATTTTTCCTATGGTGATTTCATCATGCATGAAATCACCatctttcactgcaaaaaagctcaaactcagtcagattggaatGACAGCATCTATAAAGAAAGGATTCAAACTAATACTCTCTAGAAAACCATTGAGCTCTTTACAGAACGGTTGTTTTTAAAGTCACTTCTGTCActtaaaattccaataaatgcagtaaagtttgtgattgtaacgCCACAAACTATGAAGCAATTTTTGTGATTCTAAATACCTTTGGAAGTACAGGGAGAACAGAGTAGGTGTTAGAGAATGACTGAAAAACTTCTGCTTCACCAATGAAGCACCATCTGTCCAAACCAATTTCTGCATGGGATCATAAACTAGGAGCCATTAGCAATAGGGTGccagaaataaatcaaagttaCACAAATTTGTGCCTCTCAGTCAAACCTGCTAATGATGGATGATCTGTGGGACACAAACACCAATCATGCAGAGAGTGGTGAAAGAATTATGAAATAAGTGAGCGAGACTGGCAAGAAAGCCGTAAATCGCAAGGAGACCACAAAGCCGACATCAACTCCAGGCTTAAAGAGTTGATCCCGAAGTAAACTAAACAAATAGCGACACAGATAACAGCTAAATGTCTTGTGATACAGTAAATAAAGACATCGCAGCAGTACAAAGTACAACTTTTAGTTGGATGAGATTAGACTTGAAAACTAGGACTCTAGTGGGTCTTCAATGCCTTTTTCTGGTCTACAGAGGAGCTCTACGAGAAGGGTCAAACAACCATGCTGactgcaaatgtttttatttgatttgaaatgtgaaaataacaattttattcTTTACAACAGCAATGTCAACTTTTTTAGTAGTTCTCCGAATATTGCATCAGTGGCTGGTTGTTTTGCTGTGAAAGTGGAAGCGTGTACCCATCTAAACTCCATCTGATTATCTGTAACACCACCATTATCTCTATTGTGGTGGAATGCTACTCTAAATCTGCAAGGCACATGTAGGAGCTTACACTCGTGCTTCACTGGGATCTACATCCATCTGTCTCATATACCAGCTAATCTCTAACTACGAAATGGGCCTCAGTAACCCTGAGCTCTCCGGACTAATGACTTTTCCTGCTAATATTCAATCTCAAAATTTGCACGGGACTTAAAAAGAGAGTCAGGTGAAGGGCTTTATTTTAATAACGGCTGTAAAAAATGGATGTGTGGAACGCAATGACCGTACATATTTGGCTGCGGGTCAACAAATTTGCCCACGTGCAATAAAATGAGAGGAAATATTAACTGAGCTTGATTGCTGCCAGAGCTTAAGGACTCCTGCCCTTGTGCTCCCTCTAGGTCTCCATGGAAATCACATTTGACCCTGAGAGCTTATCTACACAAAGGGTTAAACAACACTTGAAACCAGAGCCAGAAAAACACACCTCtcgggggtgggggggtggagAGGTTAAATTACTGTCCCCTGCAAGTAGAAGGTCCAATGGACACACATGAGGCTAAAACAAGGATCACTTTCTCTGCTTGTAAATGAATATCTAAGGAGGCCAGTGTTAGAGGCTAAAGGGcaatccttttttatttttactgacctTAGATAATTAATCTCTAATAATTGTGTGATTGTTACTAAAACAATTCTAATAACCTGATAAAGAAACGGATGACTCCCAGTTTGGCAGCattactttgattttattgcaaCTGAACGATGCCAAACAACGCTTCCGGCAATGAGACACAAGTGTCCCCAAAAATATAACAGAACCAAAGACTTTATAAATGACTCCCAAAGAGTTTGCTTGTTGAAAAAGACTGTGATTATGCTGCTTAATACATGCATTTCAATTGCCAGATTTATAGTGTTAaggcaaaagtatttacaccccatAAACTTTTTAATGTGTTATGTTCCAGCAATACACCTCAGTGTATTTACTGGGATTTAATGTAACAGAATAACATGTCATGTTGAGGGGAAAGGACACCaataactatttttaaataatcaaagcTTAAACTTTGGCCTGCTAGTGCAAAAAAGGACTCCacatttaacaaacatttcaaaacaatgcctcattttctttccattccACAATAATGCACTACTTGGCATTAGATATCCACATTGAatcattaaaattattaaaatatgctGAAGTTTATGGACATCATTTCCcattgtgaaaatgttgaacAAATATTGTTCAAGATGATATTAGAATCAGATAATGAAAAAGCTTATAACACCTTCAGATAAAAAGAGAGTTAGGGAAGTTTTTGCTAATAAATCATGCAGAGATTTGAAAGACAATCAATACTTGTGCCTATATAAAGACTTTCTTTGTCTTTCACCGTGAACTTTAATCTGAGCTATCAAGGACAACAAGAAAAGCTACTATTAACCCCTCCCTATCCGCAAGACGCTTGGAAAGAATTAGTACTATTGGTGGTTTATCTAATAGTCAAATATATTTTAGgtaagcagaaaaacatgctCACCTGGGGTTCCAGCAATCTCCACACTTAATGTGCGTTCAATGGTTTTGTTCTCAAAGGGTGATCCTTTGTGGTcactgaaagacaaaacaaatccaaTAATTTAAAGCCACAGATGAAAGACTGAAGTTTTCTGTGAtctaaaaaaatggaaatgagtcACAAAAAATGCCTCAGCTTGAATTCtaatttatataatttcttttggctttgTCTTTGTGTTCTAATTTGTTGCTGCTTTTTAGCCTAGAATAATTGGAAAAACTTCACACACTTACTTTGGAGACTCTGGGGTCAAAGGAAGTGGCAAGGTGGTTGGTTTGGCTGCAGAACACAAAGGAGCATGGGTAATTATTGATCTAGGTATGACAATCACGGCAGAAGAGACAAGGTCCATATTCTGCAACATTTAATCTCAAATTGGTGCAACAAATACAATTATTACTACAAAAAACACCCATTTCTGCTTCAATTGATGTTATGCTTTTTAAATTGACCCCATTTTAACAATTTACTCTCTCTGaatgtatatctatatatatatatatatatatatatatgtatgtactATTTAATCTGTGAGGCAGGATGGAGTGATGGCATCTACACACAAACAGACTGCGTTTGACAACAAACAGATCATAATGGAGTAAAAAACATACAGAGACAATGCTACAAACAAAACACGTGACAGTGGGTGAGCCCCTCCCTggataagaaaaataaagtcatgattGCATGCACCAACAGcagaggagggggaaaaaagaaagaaagaaaggagagtCAAGGAAGCTTGTGCAGTTGCCCGAGGCTTTGGCCGACTTGTGCTCCAGCTAAGAGAATGTGGCTTTGGTGGCACGATGCTAAACAGCAGCGTCCGGATAATTGAGTCTAAATGTACATATTCATCACTCTCAGCTCAATCAGCCAAAGGTAGTTCAAGAACTGACTTATTAAAAACAGGATGTACAGCAGCAAGACAAGGCTCACCCCTTctcccatttttttctccctaaGATGTCCCTCTGGGACTAGCAAAAGCATTGGAGAGCAGGCTGTTTCACTGTCATTGGTGTGTGTGTCCTCTGTTAGATTTAAATTAGACTACAGGTTAGTTATGAAATCAAACTCGGAAGTGGTTAGAGCagcagaaggagaagaaagagcaggagatcATAAGGCCAGAGGTaggggagggaggggggatGCAGTCATGATTACCTAACAACAGGTGGCCCTGGTCATCGGGGTGCTCGCTGAGTGCCTGCCTGTGTGGGGGCCCTTGCCCTTGTATGATGCAGGGAGGGGAGGGCTCTGCAATGCTAGTATCTGGGAGGAGAGGGCTTGGTGGGCCCTGTGAGAGCACCACGGCAGGGCTGCCTATGACATggttatcatcatcatcaacaacaacaccatcaccatcatcatcatggTCAACATCCTCCCCAAAGCCTCTCTGATCTGGCCACCCCAGCTCTTGTCCAAAGCCCAAATCTAGATCTGGATTTGGCTGATTAACCCAGCTCTGTAGGTCTAAGGTAATAGGTAATAATGGGGGTCCGGAATTAGTTTCCTCAGCCTGGTTTATATAAGCAGAGATATCTTTATCCTCCTTCTCTTGTGCTTTGAACAAAGTCTTTGCTGGGCTCTTAGATCTCTTACTTGCCGATTTGCTTCTAGCACTCCCTGAAGGAGTAATTGAGAGTTGGTGTAGTTGGGCCAGAAATTGAGTGGGCCTCTGTTTGGAGGTGAGTAGCTGGCTAAGTAAAGGGTGTCCCGGCTTAGCATCTCTTTTCTTAATCTTTACCGTGATGTGCCTTTGCGGCGCACTGCTGGCACCGCCGCTGCTGCTACGGCCTTGTCTGCCAAAGCCTTGCCTAGCCTGAGTGGCGCCTGCAGCCTCTCGGCAATGCTCACAGCTGTGACTCACCTCTCGGGGAGGGAGGGAATAAGAATGCATATACCTAATGAACCTAGCGGCGGCCAGGCGGCCAACATCGCCTGGCGGCCTTCCTTCTTCATTGGGCGGCCCGTGCTCCTGTTTGGGACGAGCATGGCCACAGGTGTAGGTTCTGCGACCAACAGGAACAGAGGCACCCTCCGAATCCTCAACCCCGTCATCGTGAGAGCAACGCTGCCACTTCCCAGCCCCATGACCAGCCACAATACACTCGCCTGCAGCCCGGCTCTCACCTCGCTGGTGATGCTGCTGCGgcgactgctgctgctgctgttgttgtgatGACACAGCCGACTTCTTCTTGGAGGTGGTggacgaagaggaggaagaagtggAAGACAGGGAGGAGAACGAAGAGGTGGATGACGAGGATGGCGATGAGGACGAGGATGAGGCACTGAGACCCAGGCTACTCTTGTCCCTGCTACTGGGACCCCCCCAGGCGCTCTTGGCATCGCTGGCTTTGGTGTGTAGCAGGATGTCATCAGTGGCTGTTAGGTATTTGAGCAGCTCAGTGCAAGGTCGCCTCACCGGGCGGTTCTGTTGGCCGGAGCCCCCTCTTGCTTTGCCGTTCCAGGGGTTCTCCGTCTgagcaaaacaggaaaaaagtaATACAGTCACTAAGTTTGCCTATCTTTGTTACAGACTGCTGACCCACATTTTATAATACCCTGtgaatgaatttaaatttaacttttcccattttatcatgtcacaaacacaaactgcaaTGTATTTTTACTGCGATAATGACAGTCCAGCACAAAAAGGCTcgtaattgtgaaatggaagggaCCTGCCATGCATTTGCAGTTATACCCCGGAGTAAATGCTTTCTAGAACCAACTTCTCCTGCGATTACAAATACAGTCTTGCTGGACAGATCATTCTGTCACATTTGTtattgcaaaacagctcaagctcagttTACAGATGGAAAGCATCTGTACAGCATCCCTGTTCAATTCTTGCCACATATTCTGAACTGGACTTAGATCTCGAtatatgaatatgctttgatctaaacaaGAGGCACTCAAGTGCAGTCATCGAGAGGTACTGTCCTGTCTCTTTTAGATGTCTCCCTTCATGAACACACCTTAATCAGATGAATGGCTTATTACTAGGCCTTCACAGAGCTGATTGGCATGGTGATGAGGGATTTAAGCCATTTGTTTCAGGTGTGATGGAGCAGGGAGAGTTGAAGGATGATAGTGCTCAAGGACTGAACTTAGGCACCCTGATCTATATTACTGCATTGTGGTTTTGGATGTATGTTTGGGGTTGCTGTCCTAACCTCTAAGTGGTTCTCTCTGATTTCCTCTATTTTGCCTCATCTATTTTTCTATCAGCTCTGACCAGCCAGCTCTAcctcaataaagaaaaacatttccacagtGCAATGCTGCTACTGCTATGGTGTGTTAAGGGTGATgctacatgtttgttttacatcactgctggtattttacaaataagttcagtttttcagtttgctGTGTCCCCTACACAGGTTGTGGAAACCTGCAAATGGGTTTCCTTATAAGTTTCTTTAAAAGGGGCTTTCTTCTTAGTTTGTATATGTCctccacataaaatcccagtaaaaaaaaacaaagaaaaactttaagtCCAAGGGTGtgaaatgtcaaaatgtaaaaagttcaaGCTGTGCGACTATTTCTCTAAGGTACGGTATATTTAGCTAGTTAGTTATTTGGCAAAAGTATAAGAGCAAAAGAAGAGATGGGGCAAGACAGTAAGACTGACAAGTGAGTAACAACCACAGTGCAGGATTGGTCCAGAAGTCTCAAAGGTGATGGTGGGAGGGCTTTCTGCCCATCATCCTAATTGGTAGGCCCCCCTAAGCATCACCACGCCACTCTGTACGCACACCATGTCCTCTGGGAGTCCTCTATCTGCTCCAGAAAGAGATGACTCAAAGGCAAGGTATGAAAATAGACTCAAATAAAGAAGATTGACTCACTCGACATGGAAATATTGTCCACAGATCACCCACTAATCAGTCTGCTGTTTATCTACCACATTATGGTCTGATGCACATATTTGTTTTACTAGTTTGGACATTTTAGAcattgaaaattttaattttgaacatGAAGCACAGTGAGAGTTGTTTTCTCCTCATCCACAGCCGTATAATGATACGGGTAACTGTTATAACCAAATTATAGtgggcaaaaacaaaaagttttaggATCAAATAaagagttagattttttttatcctgtcaTCTGAAGACATCAATCTCACAAGAGTgcgagtttttcttttttctttccttttttttttttagcaggcACTATACCAAGACATGTAAGTGTTGGAGCTAATGAGTCAACAGTGCTGATGCCTCACATGGAAAGCCCAACAGCAATCAGCCTGTTTTCATTACGAGCCCGGCCTCCTGGGATAGTAGGCTCCTAAACCAGTAGCCTAACATCTTCTAAAGCGGCCAccgaaacagaaaatatgtgaaaggGACAGACAGGGAccagaatcagaaaaaaatatgttgtgcACAagtctgaaagagaaaaacagcagaaagccAATATGTGGATTTtatgtttgcgtgtgtgtgtctgtgtgtgtcccCACCTTGACGACGGCAGGTGGTGGTCTGATCCGGTGGTTGCTGCTGGCTGCATGGTTCTGTGCCTTGCCACCTGTGTATTGATTATAGCTGAGCTGGGAGTTTGCGGGCGCCAGAAGGAGCTTCTTCAGCTGCAAATggacccaaacagaaccagaagggagggagaagaaggagaaagagagagacacagGCAGACATGGCGGGTTATGCAAACGACCATTTTCCTTTCAATTACACAGCCTGGGTCCAGTAAATGTGCAATCAGTGGATTGATGTTacattgaacaaataaaaagataatGTTTATGACACATTTAAAAGCCCAGATAGTTGTAAGGAGTTTATAGTATGTGACATAACAACAACAGAGTACTTTTCCTTTCTCAGGTGTTTTGGTGTCCGCATAACCAGGCTGTTCTAATGTGATTGAATAAACACACCCAGGCATTTACCTAAAGGTCATTTGGAAGGGGACCAGCATGGAATAAAATTaaccataaacacaaaataacataacattttcggtcaaaagcataaaaagctGGTCATGAGTGCAAATTACGGGCCAGATAGATATTATTTATGTGCAAaagtttggattatttttctcCAATAGATGCATGTTTGAGGATCAGCTAGAAAAATACGATGTGGGATTGATTTCTGCTTTCACTTATTTCCAATATTTAACCACTCCACTTATAGTCCTTTAGCTGTGTGTCAGTCACAGGA includes:
- the ppargc1a gene encoding peroxisome proliferator-activated receptor gamma coactivator 1-alpha isoform X8, producing the protein MAWDRCNQDSVWTELECAALVGEDQPLCPDLPELDLSELDVSDLDADSFLGGLKWYSDQSEIISSQYGNEASNLFEKIDEENEANLLAVLTETLDSIPVDEDGLPSFEALADGDVTNASDRSCPSSPDASPHTPEPEEPSLLKKLLLAPANSQLSYNQYTGGKAQNHAASSNHRIRPPPAVVKTENPWNGKARGGSGQQNRPVRRPCTELLKYLTATDDILLHTKASDAKSAWGGPSSRDKSSLGLSASSSSSSPSSSSTSSFSSLSSTSSSSSSTTSKKKSAVSSQQQQQQQSPQQHHQRAKPTTLPLPLTPESPNDHKGSPFENKTIERTLSVEIAGTPGLTPPTTPPHKASQENPFKASLKTNLSSCCSSALTCKRARLSELGAGALAPAPGASARGPARKGPEQTELYAQLSKASTALPYAIARRALGGGLEGHCSTGNNKRAAGQDGHSDHDYCQALAACKMDGGISAVSMATSLEMTFTPGATSTGKVENRHVECMDSVMSTSFLSSSCSTSSSSLSHLTKEQKCVPVDGDACRVRGLGERTLPQTTQIPTQGGTAVRDQLQLSATSRKPLCDQEIRAELNKHFGPPLQALYTQGEQERDDSSKPNKPTTPLSPEGGEIHFYSQRLSGSSYLHPGFLSFHNELELDDGRESRFIFPWEGTPLDLLFDCSPHSPSCSPPSTCSPSRGSISPPSSLLLSPSRPFCWTSSGSRSRSRSHSGSRSSSSRYRRRSLSSSPDRRPSSWSHHSSDLNAVRSRLHKSPHPQSRSPLSRRPRYDSYEEYQHERLKREEYRLDYEKREFERAEQREKQRQKAIEERRVVYVGRLRSDCSRSELKRRFEVFGEIEECAVNLRDDGDNFGFIMFRYTCDAFAALENGHTLRRSNEPQFELCFDGQKQLCKSRYTDLDSHSDDFDPTSTKSKYDSMDFDSLLKEAQCSLRR
- the ppargc1a gene encoding peroxisome proliferator-activated receptor gamma coactivator 1-alpha isoform X3, coding for MAWDRCNQDSVWTELECAALVGEDQPLCPDLPELDLSELDVSDLDADSFLGGLKWYSDQSEIISSQYGNEASNLFEKIDEENEANLLAVLTETLDSIPVDEDGLPSFEALADGDVTNASDRSCPSSPDASPHTPEPEEPSLLKKLLLAPANSQLSYNQYTGGKAQNHAASSNHRIRPPPAVVKTENPWNGKARGGSGQQNRPVRRPCTELLKYLTATDDILLHTKASDAKSAWGGPSSRDKSSLGLSASSSSSSPSSSSTSSFSSLSSTSSSSSSTTSKKKSAVSSQQQQQQQSPQQHHQRGESRAAGECIVAGHGAGKWQRCSHDDGVEDSEGASVPVGRRTYTCGHARPKQEHGPPNEEGRPPGDVGRLAAARFISDHKGSPFENKTIERTLSVEIAGTPGLTPPTTPPHKASQENPFKASLKTNLSSCCSSALTCKRARLSELGAGALAPAPGASARGPARKGPEQTELYAQLSKASTALPYAIARRALGGGLEGHCSTGNNKRAAGQDGHSDHDYCQALAACKMDGGISAVSMATSLEMTFTPGATSTGKVENRHVECMDSVMSTSFLSSSCSTSSSSLSHLTKEQKCVPVDGDACRVRGLGERTLPQTTQIPTQGGTAVRDQLQLSATSRKPLCDQEIRAELNKHFGPPLQALYTQGEQERDDSSKPNKPTTPLSPEGGEIHFYSQRLSGSSYLHPGFLSFHNELELDDGRESRFIFPWEGTPLDLLFDCSPHSPSCSPPSTCSPSRGSISPPSSLLLSPSRPFCWTSSGSRSRSRSHSGSRSSSSRYRRRSLSSSPDRRPSSWSHHSSDLNAVRSRLHKSPHPQSRSPLSRRPRYDSYEEYQHERLKREEYRLDYEKREFERAEQREKQRQKAIEERRVVYVGRLRSDCSRSELKRRFEVFGEIEECAVNLRDDGDNFGFIMFRYTCDAFAALENGHTLRRSNEPQFELCFDGQKQLCKSRYTDLDSHSDDFDPTSTKSKYDSMDFDSLLKEAQCSLRR
- the ppargc1a gene encoding peroxisome proliferator-activated receptor gamma coactivator 1-alpha isoform X5 — translated: MTEMSQSQCAALVGEDQPLCPDLPELDLSELDVSDLDADSFLGGLKWYSDQSEIISSQYGNEASNLFEKIDEENEANLLAVLTETLDSIPVDEDGLPSFEALADGDVTNASDRSCPSSPDASPHTPEPEEPSLLKKLLLAPANSQLSYNQYTGGKAQNHAASSNHRIRPPPAVVKTENPWNGKARGGSGQQNRPVRRPCTELLKYLTATDDILLHTKASDAKSAWGGPSSRDKSSLGLSASSSSSSPSSSSTSSFSSLSSTSSSSSSTTSKKKSAVSSQQQQQQQSPQQHHQRGESRAAGECIVAGHGAGKWQRCSHDDGVEDSEGASVPVGRRTYTCGHARPKQEHGPPNEEGRPPGDVGRLAAARFISDHKGSPFENKTIERTLSVEIAGTPGLTPPTTPPHKASQENPFKASLKTNLSSCCSSALTCKRARLSELGAGALAPAPGASARGPARKGPEQTELYAQLSKASTALPYAIARRALGGGLEGHCSTGNNKRAAGQDGHSDHDYCQALAACKMDGGISAVSMATSLEMTFTPGATSTGKVENRHVECMDSVMSTSFLSSSCSTSSSSLSHLTKEQKCVPVDGDACRVRGLGERTLPQTTQIPTQGGTAVRDQLQLSATSRKPLCDQEIRAELNKHFGPPLQALYTQGEQERDDSSKPNKPTTPLSPEGGEIHFYSQRLSGSSYLHPGFLSFHNELELDDGRESRFIFPWEGTPLDLLFDCSPHSPSCSPPSTCSPSRGSISPPSSLLLSPSRPFCWTSSGSRSRSRSHSGSRSSSSRYRRRSLSSSPDRRPSSWSHHSSDLNAVRSRLHKSPHPQSRSPLSRRPRYDSYEEYQHERLKREEYRLDYEKREFERAEQREKQRQKAIEERRVVYVGRLRSDCSRSELKRRFEVFGEIEECAVNLRDDGDNFGFIMFRYTCDAFAALENGHTLRRSNEPQFELCFDGQKQLCKSRYTDLDSHSDDFDPTSTKSKYDSMDFDSLLKEAQCSLRR